TGTAGGCTCCCTTCCTTATCCTTCCTCCCCCCATGGCTCGCCGAAGCATTATGCGAAGGCGGCTGCTGAGGGGGGAGGATCGAGGTGGGGGTGAGAGAAACCCCTCCTTCGAGATGTTTAAGACCCCGAGTTCCGCCGTTGGCGGGATCGAGTGGCCATAAATGCCACATCAAAACTTTCCTGAAACAATGGACTCCCCATAAAGCAGTGATGAGTAAGAAGTTTAGATCGAAATTCGCTTTCAAATTTCTCGATATTCAACCAAGAAGATGCGTTAATATCTGCGCGGCATTCAGCTCTCAATGCCCCTATGAACTCACTATCGCTCGACCAGGTGAGTGACAGCGAGACGAAGAACCTCGTCCTTTTCGAGATCCCCTTTGCTTTTACCCTCTGTGAGCGCGACTGCCTTACGGGCGAAATCCCGCATGTGTCTGAGCCTGACTGATGGATCACGCCTGGACATACTGCACCTTGGCCTCATCCATGACGGTATCCCGAAAATATTTGCTCAGGCTTCTCGGAGTATTGATCTCGACCTTCCTCCTCCCGAAGATCGAGGAAAGTTCCATTTCCAGATCGTAAAGCTCAAATAACCCGACTTTGGCATCCTGGGAGAACTCCACCAGCACATCAATATCGCTCTCCGGACCGAAATCATCTCTCAGAACGGAGCCGAACAGAGACAGTTTCCGGATCTTATGCTGCCTGCAGAACGTGGCGATCTGCTCTTTGCTGGTGAGGCTGGGGGGCCTGGCATCCATGTTTTGAAGAATACTCAAGTCATCAACAATTGGCAAGTCGACCAGGGAAGCTGTGATAGCGATGCGATTGGGGCAAACCGTGGGGTCGGGTTCCTCCTACGCCAACGCCTTCCGTCGGGCTTCCGTCTTCACCAGCGGCTACGACGTGACGAGTCGGCGGGACAGGGAATTCTTGGGGTCGGAGCGGAAATTGGGCTGTAATTGAGTAATGCTGTCAGTTTTAAGGGCGCTCAGGAGCGCCCTTTGGTTTTAAGCTTGCCTGCTGTTCACACGCACCCTGGGCAAGTCGGGGGCTTTTGGGGCTTCTGGGGGTCAGG
This window of the bacterium genome carries:
- a CDS encoding nucleotidyltransferase family protein, translated to MDARPPSLTSKEQIATFCRQHKIRKLSLFGSVLRDDFGPESDIDVLVEFSQDAKVGLFELYDLEMELSSIFGRRKVEINTPRSLSKYFRDTVMDEAKVQYVQA